One genomic window of Candidatus Aegiribacteria sp. includes the following:
- a CDS encoding homocysteine S-methyltransferase family protein: MVQAQRLRQLLRERIVFLDGGIGTELMRSGMPVGVSPEEWAAAHPDVLRSIHREYADAHADIVLTCTFGGTAAKLGNPDNVRELNSLLVKIAIDEVGDRVMVAASIGPTGNMIHPSGNMTWKDAYDLFSVQAKALSTAGIDIFFLETFSDPRELKAAVLAVKDSDPDAFISAQMTFGSGGLSLSGTSPTALSLLMNQLPVDATGANCSTGPEELLPVIQEMARFCEKRITVEPNAGLPVDGHYEMNPERFAGWMEDFACSGASIIGGCCGSGPSHVREYTSLLGRRPAKVINTEKFLALTSVDRIVPVGDRMLTAGESINPTGKTQLQKSLSESDFLGVVSLARAQGRADIIDVNLGLERILPEGFVCELFSHLSLGAPLSIDLSDPVNIEKAFSELGGIGILNSLTASEEYILDRVDTLLRHGGYIVLLPIDEDGLGETPSERLSKIEKGISILRKAGFPEDRVIADPIVKPLGTGADAGITLETLTLLKDRGLLTIAGISNISHGLPERSGINAALLSAMAAYGLDIAIIDVLDSMMLEAHTYSQILLGKLEPVERRLPELDAQGISPDFMGILRKNIIIGDRRQTESAGRELLESGVSASEILEKCLASAMEKVGDLYSRRKLFLPHLIAAADASKTLMTLLEPHLTKDGIPEYRGKVILASVRGDIHDIGKNLVALFLRNAGFEVIDLGKDVHATVIAEKAEEIDADIIALSALMSTTAPEMEKVVTVAKERNLKARILIGGAVITEEYAKSISADGYARDAYQAVLEAKRLVPPTNKQHK, encoded by the coding sequence ATGGTACAAGCACAAAGGCTGAGACAACTTCTACGTGAGAGGATAGTCTTCCTCGACGGGGGAATCGGAACAGAACTGATGAGGTCTGGAATGCCGGTCGGTGTATCTCCCGAGGAATGGGCTGCCGCTCATCCTGATGTTCTCAGGTCGATTCACCGTGAGTACGCCGATGCTCATGCTGATATCGTTCTCACATGTACTTTCGGAGGTACAGCGGCAAAACTTGGAAATCCTGATAATGTACGGGAGCTGAATTCTCTACTGGTTAAGATAGCTATTGATGAAGTCGGAGACAGAGTCATGGTTGCCGCCAGTATCGGACCCACCGGGAACATGATTCATCCATCGGGAAACATGACCTGGAAGGACGCCTACGATCTTTTCAGTGTACAAGCGAAAGCTCTCTCGACAGCCGGCATCGATATATTCTTCCTTGAGACTTTCTCCGATCCGAGGGAGCTGAAAGCAGCAGTTCTTGCCGTAAAAGACTCCGATCCGGACGCATTCATATCCGCCCAGATGACGTTTGGATCCGGAGGTCTGTCCTTATCAGGAACGTCACCCACAGCACTTTCTCTTCTGATGAACCAGCTTCCTGTTGACGCTACCGGGGCTAATTGCTCAACAGGTCCGGAAGAATTACTTCCGGTCATACAGGAGATGGCTCGTTTCTGCGAAAAACGGATAACTGTTGAACCTAACGCAGGTTTGCCTGTTGATGGTCATTATGAAATGAATCCTGAAAGATTCGCGGGATGGATGGAGGATTTCGCATGTAGCGGAGCATCAATAATTGGAGGATGCTGCGGCTCCGGCCCTTCACATGTACGGGAATATACTTCTCTTCTTGGCAGACGCCCCGCGAAAGTGATAAACACCGAAAAGTTCCTCGCTCTGACTTCGGTTGACCGTATAGTACCTGTGGGAGACAGAATGCTTACTGCAGGTGAATCCATCAATCCTACCGGAAAAACGCAGCTTCAAAAATCGCTTTCAGAGAGTGATTTTCTCGGTGTAGTCTCTCTGGCACGTGCTCAGGGAAGAGCAGATATAATTGACGTGAACCTTGGCCTGGAGAGAATTCTCCCCGAAGGGTTTGTTTGCGAACTCTTCAGTCACCTTTCCCTCGGCGCACCTCTTTCAATTGATCTGTCTGATCCGGTCAATATCGAAAAAGCCTTCAGCGAGCTTGGAGGAATCGGAATACTCAACTCGCTCACAGCATCAGAAGAATATATACTGGACAGAGTTGATACTCTCCTTCGCCACGGCGGATATATTGTTCTTCTGCCGATAGACGAAGATGGTCTTGGAGAAACTCCATCTGAAAGACTGTCGAAGATTGAAAAGGGCATCTCTATCCTGAGGAAGGCGGGTTTTCCGGAAGACAGAGTGATTGCCGATCCTATCGTAAAACCTCTGGGTACAGGCGCAGACGCGGGAATAACCCTGGAAACTCTCACACTCCTGAAGGATCGAGGGCTTCTGACTATTGCCGGAATCTCCAATATCTCTCATGGACTTCCTGAGCGGAGTGGTATCAATGCTGCTCTTCTGTCTGCTATGGCCGCGTATGGGCTCGATATCGCTATCATCGATGTGCTTGATTCGATGATGCTGGAGGCCCACACGTACTCACAAATACTGCTGGGCAAACTCGAACCGGTCGAGAGAAGACTGCCTGAACTTGATGCACAGGGAATATCGCCGGATTTCATGGGAATACTCAGGAAAAACATCATTATTGGTGATAGAAGGCAGACGGAGTCAGCCGGAAGAGAGCTTCTTGAAAGCGGTGTATCTGCGAGTGAAATCCTCGAGAAATGCCTGGCCAGCGCTATGGAGAAGGTTGGCGATCTCTACAGCAGAAGAAAGCTTTTTCTTCCTCATCTTATAGCCGCTGCTGATGCGTCGAAAACACTGATGACTCTTCTTGAACCGCACCTTACGAAGGATGGAATACCGGAATACAGAGGAAAAGTTATTCTGGCATCTGTCAGGGGTGACATACATGACATAGGCAAGAATCTTGTAGCACTGTTTCTCAGGAATGCAGGTTTTGAAGTAATCGATCTTGGAAAGGATGTTCACGCAACAGTCATCGCAGAGAAGGCTGAGGAAATTGATGCTGATATCATTGCTCTCTCCGCGCTGATGAGCACAACAGCCCCGGAAATGGAGAAAGTAGTGACCGTCGCGAAGGAGAGGAATCTTAAAGCCCGGATTCTAATTGGAGGTGCTGTAATCACGGAGGAATACGCAAAATCCATCAGTGCCGATGGATACGCCCGTGACGCCTACCAGGCAGTACTTGAAGCCAAACGTCTGGTGCCACCCACCAATAAACAACACAAATAA
- a CDS encoding homocysteine S-methyltransferase family protein, whose amino-acid sequence MNLLDTESVVLADGAIGEYLFSLGFPGSYLACEAVIRSPEILGSIHREYAFAGAKILTTDTFDANVLKLDMHGLADRCREINSKAAKLAARIPDCMVAGAVGPLNSGRSFSLGQSDPDHLREAFVPQIEGLLEGGAELILLETQVDPRQARLIYDIVRSMSLDIPIAVSFTFGQDILTPSGFSVNDTVDVFRDTDIVMLGANHGIGPLQFLDIHRRLKLISPFPILLEPNSGTGKYVDGRFIFPDNPEHFSRCMLSCTDSETALIGGCCGTTPAFISLLAERLRNKEKTSVTSEWISETGGEVPAVRASDTPPGLAGQLTRKDALIIELLPPRGGDFSTFLSRAEKLEQFAPVTISIPDSPMGRVRVSPCLAGLYLREELGIEPLVHFALRDRSLTRVQSDLLGLAGTGVQGLFLISGDPPSLGDYPEATAVYDLTTEETLELIQHLINGLDFNKRSIGAGAGFFPGTAISLGGESQLEKIKKRWDRGCRFFISQPVYSLETIEHSVKLMKEYPILPALMPLRNRISAEYLASEVPGISIPDHVMSKIGSLDDRDVLLYSVDLLSELMEHLRGISSGVYLAGSRKGSRMLAEAWRSQR is encoded by the coding sequence ATGAATCTACTGGATACTGAATCGGTTGTTCTTGCAGATGGCGCCATAGGTGAGTACCTCTTCTCTCTTGGTTTTCCGGGTTCATATCTTGCATGTGAAGCGGTAATCAGATCTCCTGAAATACTGGGCAGCATTCACAGGGAATACGCCTTCGCAGGGGCAAAGATTCTCACCACTGATACTTTTGACGCAAATGTGCTGAAGCTGGATATGCATGGTCTGGCTGATAGATGCAGGGAGATCAACAGCAAAGCAGCAAAGCTTGCTGCAAGGATTCCGGACTGCATGGTCGCAGGCGCGGTTGGACCGCTTAACTCAGGCCGTTCTTTCAGCCTGGGACAAAGTGATCCTGATCATCTCCGCGAAGCTTTTGTTCCACAAATCGAAGGATTGCTCGAGGGTGGTGCTGAACTGATTCTTCTTGAGACTCAGGTTGATCCTCGGCAGGCAAGGCTCATATACGATATTGTTCGATCCATGTCCCTTGATATCCCGATTGCTGTCAGTTTTACATTCGGTCAGGACATCCTGACTCCATCAGGTTTCTCTGTGAACGATACTGTTGATGTGTTCAGGGATACAGATATCGTGATGCTTGGGGCAAACCATGGTATTGGCCCTCTTCAGTTCCTGGACATCCACCGGAGATTGAAATTGATATCGCCTTTCCCCATTCTTCTTGAGCCGAATTCCGGAACAGGCAAATATGTTGACGGTCGTTTTATCTTCCCTGACAATCCGGAACATTTCAGCAGATGCATGCTTTCATGTACGGACAGTGAAACAGCTCTGATAGGAGGTTGCTGCGGAACGACGCCTGCTTTCATCTCACTGCTTGCAGAAAGACTGCGGAATAAGGAGAAAACATCGGTAACTTCAGAATGGATTTCTGAAACGGGTGGTGAAGTTCCGGCTGTCAGAGCTTCTGATACTCCCCCGGGTCTTGCAGGGCAGTTAACCAGGAAGGATGCTCTTATTATCGAACTCCTTCCCCCCAGAGGAGGAGATTTCTCAACCTTCCTGTCTCGAGCTGAAAAACTTGAACAATTCGCTCCTGTAACAATAAGCATTCCTGATTCACCGATGGGCAGAGTAAGAGTCTCTCCATGCCTCGCTGGACTCTATCTCAGAGAAGAACTGGGCATTGAACCGCTTGTACATTTCGCTCTCAGAGACAGGAGCCTCACGCGGGTGCAGTCGGACCTGCTTGGTCTTGCCGGTACGGGCGTACAGGGTCTGTTTCTCATATCGGGTGACCCTCCTTCTCTTGGGGATTATCCCGAAGCGACAGCAGTCTATGATCTTACAACAGAGGAAACCCTGGAACTGATACAGCACCTTATAAACGGACTGGATTTCAATAAAAGAAGTATTGGGGCCGGAGCGGGATTTTTCCCAGGTACCGCGATCAGCCTGGGCGGTGAATCTCAACTTGAGAAAATAAAAAAAAGATGGGACAGGGGTTGCAGGTTTTTCATAAGCCAGCCCGTTTATTCTCTGGAAACAATTGAACATTCTGTGAAACTGATGAAGGAGTACCCGATCCTTCCCGCTCTCATGCCGCTTCGGAATAGAATATCCGCTGAATATCTGGCTTCAGAAGTTCCCGGTATTTCAATTCCGGATCATGTTATGTCAAAGATAGGATCTCTTGATGACAGGGATGTTCTTTTATACTCCGTTGATCTTCTCTCGGAACTCATGGAGCATCTGAGAGGTATCTCTTCAGGAGTTTATCTTGCGGGATCGAGAAAAGGAAGCCGTATGCTGGCAGAAGCATGGCGTTCGCAGAGATAA
- a CDS encoding SDR family oxidoreductase encodes MYLVTGGAGFIGSNIARKALAGGEKVRILDNFSTGHWANLADIRNDIEVIEGDLRSYHIVRNAMEDVEVVFHQGALPSVPRSISDPITTNEVNVQGTLNILHAALDAGCRRVLFASSSSIYGDADEQVKTEDLHVKPLSPYAVSKLAGEKYMQVFHHIYGLETVALRYFNVFGPYQDPDSPYSAVIPLFIRAFYERRKPVINGNGEQSRDFTFIANVVHANLLAANAPEAPGRMLNIACGDSITVNRLASEIARLTDREDIIPLYGPDRPGDVKHSRADISLAENLLGYEPVVAFEEGLESTVSFMLENLP; translated from the coding sequence ATGTATCTTGTAACCGGAGGTGCCGGCTTCATCGGCAGCAATATCGCAAGGAAAGCTCTGGCAGGAGGAGAGAAAGTCAGGATTCTGGATAATTTCTCAACCGGTCACTGGGCCAATCTGGCTGATATCAGAAATGATATCGAAGTAATAGAAGGTGATCTCCGCAGCTATCACATTGTACGGAACGCTATGGAAGACGTAGAAGTTGTCTTTCATCAGGGAGCGCTTCCCAGTGTTCCGCGTTCAATATCTGACCCGATAACAACTAATGAAGTGAACGTTCAGGGTACTTTGAATATCCTTCATGCCGCTCTGGACGCCGGTTGCAGACGGGTTCTTTTTGCTTCTTCCTCTTCTATTTACGGAGATGCCGATGAGCAGGTCAAAACCGAGGATCTTCACGTAAAACCCCTTTCTCCCTATGCCGTCAGTAAACTTGCCGGAGAGAAATATATGCAGGTTTTTCATCATATCTACGGACTGGAAACCGTTGCCCTCCGATATTTCAATGTCTTCGGCCCCTACCAGGATCCTGACAGTCCCTACTCCGCTGTTATTCCGCTGTTCATCAGAGCCTTCTATGAGAGAAGAAAGCCTGTGATAAATGGAAACGGCGAGCAGTCAAGAGATTTTACTTTTATTGCAAACGTAGTTCATGCAAATCTTCTTGCTGCAAATGCTCCTGAAGCTCCGGGAAGAATGCTGAACATAGCATGCGGAGACAGTATTACAGTAAACAGACTGGCTTCCGAAATAGCAAGATTAACGGACAGGGAAGATATTATCCCTCTTTATGGCCCGGATCGCCCCGGAGATGTAAAACACAGCAGGGCTGATATTTCTCTCGCTGAAAATCTTCTGGGATATGAACCTGTGGTCGCTTTTGAAGAGGGTTTGGAAAGCACCGTATCTTTCATGCTTGAGAACCTTCCATGA
- the larB gene encoding nickel pincer cofactor biosynthesis protein LarB: MIELNSHEVYELLELLKKAGISPEEALDILNSQLTSQLGFARVDTGRGVRAVLPEIVLASGKDFEEVRAVTENLFSRAGLAIVSRVEVELGEYLRKAFPDGSYHERAHIYTLGSNETEYRENEGSVAVVSAGTSDLHAAEESAVILETMNVDVNRFYDIGVAGIHRLGHILPDLRTNSVCIVCAGMDAALPTVIGGLYKGPIVAVPTSTGYGTAFKGVTALLSMLNSCSPGICVMNIDNGLGAAAAALRILRGNY, encoded by the coding sequence GTGATTGAACTGAATAGTCATGAAGTGTATGAACTCCTTGAATTATTGAAGAAGGCTGGTATTTCCCCCGAAGAAGCTCTCGATATCCTGAATTCACAGCTTACTTCTCAACTGGGATTCGCAAGAGTGGATACGGGTAGAGGCGTAAGAGCTGTTCTTCCCGAGATCGTACTTGCTTCGGGGAAGGATTTCGAAGAAGTAAGAGCTGTAACTGAGAATCTCTTCAGCAGGGCAGGCCTTGCAATAGTATCCAGAGTTGAAGTTGAACTTGGCGAATACCTTCGGAAAGCTTTCCCGGATGGTTCCTATCACGAGAGAGCTCATATTTATACTCTCGGAAGTAACGAAACTGAATACAGGGAAAATGAGGGATCAGTTGCTGTTGTCTCCGCTGGAACATCAGATCTTCATGCAGCTGAGGAATCTGCTGTAATTCTGGAGACTATGAATGTTGATGTGAATCGATTTTATGATATCGGAGTAGCGGGAATCCACAGACTGGGACATATTCTTCCCGATCTTCGGACTAATTCTGTCTGCATCGTCTGCGCTGGAATGGACGCTGCTCTTCCAACTGTAATTGGAGGTTTGTACAAAGGACCTATAGTTGCAGTACCAACATCCACAGGATATGGTACCGCATTCAAGGGAGTCACTGCGCTCCTTTCGATGCTTAATTCATGCAGTCCGGGAATATGCGTAATGAATATCGATAACGGACTTGGCGCGGCGGCAGCTGCACTTAGAATATTGAGAGGAAACTATTAG
- the hydE gene encoding [FeFe] hydrogenase H-cluster radical SAM maturase HydE, whose translation MNLSNDLTRQSIIHFLEGEGPDSELFEAARAALLESAGSGVFLRGIIELSNNCRKNCLYCGLRRDNRNFSRYTIPFDEVVNVFESGYSKGLRSFLLQSGELLGAMHIDHIERILRWVSGNLEGVRMVLSTGELPIRVLERLKKAGAHRYLLRIETSTPELYERFHPDDGLHKYDDRLRTLQMIRSTDWQTGTGVLIGLPGQTAENLADDLLFMKKMDIDMCGMGPYLEHEQTPLWDRRGELSRWEERELLTLRMISLLRILLPTINIAATTALQTLDPEGLEKGLMAGANVVMPNLTPMKYRENYNLYQGKVHVKDTLDGILKILENRCGAIGRNIELGNPGDPLHFVNRMKAQAGD comes from the coding sequence TTGAATCTCTCGAACGATCTTACGCGGCAAAGTATAATTCACTTCCTTGAGGGTGAAGGACCCGATTCTGAGCTGTTTGAGGCTGCGAGAGCTGCTCTTCTGGAATCAGCAGGTTCCGGTGTTTTTCTCAGAGGAATTATTGAACTGTCAAATAATTGCAGGAAGAACTGCCTCTACTGCGGACTCAGAAGAGATAACAGAAACTTTTCTCGATATACGATTCCTTTTGATGAAGTTGTTAACGTATTTGAATCAGGATACTCGAAGGGTTTGCGCTCTTTTCTGCTTCAATCGGGGGAACTGCTTGGAGCTATGCATATTGACCATATAGAGAGGATACTCCGATGGGTTTCTGGAAACCTTGAGGGAGTCAGGATGGTGCTTTCAACCGGAGAACTCCCTATCAGGGTTTTGGAAAGACTTAAAAAAGCAGGCGCTCACAGGTACCTTCTGAGGATTGAGACTTCTACGCCGGAATTGTATGAAAGATTTCACCCTGACGATGGTCTTCACAAATACGATGACAGGTTGCGTACTCTTCAGATGATCAGATCAACAGACTGGCAGACCGGAACTGGTGTCCTTATCGGCCTGCCTGGACAAACTGCTGAGAATCTGGCCGATGATCTGCTGTTCATGAAAAAAATGGATATTGATATGTGCGGTATGGGACCCTATCTTGAGCATGAACAGACTCCTCTCTGGGACAGACGAGGTGAACTCAGCCGATGGGAGGAAAGGGAACTTCTGACACTGCGGATGATCTCACTGCTGAGAATTCTGCTTCCAACTATCAATATCGCTGCCACTACAGCTCTGCAGACTCTTGACCCTGAAGGTCTTGAAAAAGGTCTCATGGCAGGAGCGAACGTTGTGATGCCGAATCTCACCCCGATGAAATACAGAGAGAATTACAATCTTTACCAGGGCAAAGTGCATGTGAAGGACACCCTGGATGGAATTCTAAAAATACTGGAAAATCGATGCGGTGCGATTGGAAGAAATATTGAACTCGGAAATCCCGGGGATCCGCTTCATTTTGTAAATCGAATGAAAGCACAGGCAGGTGATTGA
- a CDS encoding redoxin domain-containing protein has translation MILLEDYSKDLPMTSLGRKKIRSTALFLLALVLSAFLISFLFSLNPEPPSESILSDVDDFPREHIWFNSSEPLSIYNQLRRHVVVVFFCRMSTLSDVQYFTLLKEIQTEFEEQPLVVVIALETSESSIEELESIVNDWGIDFPVIVDNRGIVSNRFNVSSYPALLVLDSQARVSARFYTGWEQADLKGIVEDLLQLEGAMRPSPSPVFRPDGESFIPNSLRAES, from the coding sequence GTGATTCTTCTGGAAGATTATTCAAAAGACCTCCCGATGACATCTCTGGGCAGGAAGAAAATACGATCAACAGCGTTGTTCCTTCTGGCGCTTGTACTATCGGCTTTCTTGATCAGTTTCCTTTTTTCTCTCAATCCGGAACCTCCCAGCGAGAGTATTCTTTCAGATGTTGATGATTTTCCGCGGGAGCATATCTGGTTCAACAGCAGCGAACCTCTGAGTATTTACAACCAGCTCAGAAGACATGTAGTCGTTGTTTTCTTCTGCAGGATGTCTACTCTTTCAGATGTTCAGTATTTCACATTGCTTAAGGAGATTCAAACTGAATTCGAAGAACAGCCTCTTGTTGTGGTGATTGCATTGGAAACATCCGAAAGCTCTATCGAAGAACTGGAAAGCATCGTTAATGACTGGGGCATTGATTTTCCAGTGATCGTTGATAACCGAGGGATTGTATCAAACCGGTTCAATGTCAGTTCATACCCTGCTTTGCTGGTTCTTGACTCACAGGCGAGAGTATCCGCAAGATTCTACACCGGATGGGAACAGGCTGATCTTAAAGGCATTGTTGAAGATCTCCTCCAGCTGGAGGGAGCCATGCGACCTTCTCCGAGTCCGGTTTTCAGACCGGATGGAGAATCATTCATTCCGAATTCACTTCGGGCGGAATCCTGA
- the larC gene encoding nickel pincer cofactor biosynthesis protein LarC: protein MKIAVFDPFCGASGNMILGALIDAGADQSGLNEMLSKLNLNGWKIATETVSKKSLRGTYVEVQVPLETEARKLRDIEKIIRNANLPESVTGNSLKSFQKLAEAEAEAHGIPVNEVHFHETGAMDAIIDIVGSFCCLHLLGIERVFSSPIATGTGTVTCAHGTLPVPSPATVSLLRGVPTCPSGIRSELTTPTGATILVNAVESWGTPPPLIPVSSGMGAGIFDLERPNLLRVTIGTQAGSIGCNHDNCIELRTILDDMDMRIWPDTADLILESGAFDCYAAMCIGRKGRPSIEVTVLCPSSMKDDVIECIFRNTTTLGIRIRETERAVLERDFIDVSTEFGTIPVKTGIFEDEIIHLEPEYEDCATASRTYNVPVQTVITAARIAADQLKKGG from the coding sequence ATGAAAATAGCTGTTTTCGATCCTTTCTGCGGTGCTTCCGGGAATATGATTCTCGGTGCTCTTATCGATGCCGGTGCAGATCAGTCAGGTTTGAATGAGATGCTTTCAAAGCTCAACCTGAACGGCTGGAAAATCGCCACGGAAACAGTTTCTAAAAAAAGCCTAAGAGGGACTTATGTCGAGGTACAGGTTCCACTCGAAACCGAAGCAAGAAAACTTCGAGATATTGAAAAAATAATCAGGAATGCAAATTTACCTGAATCTGTCACCGGTAATAGTCTCAAATCGTTTCAGAAGCTTGCCGAAGCGGAAGCGGAAGCTCATGGAATACCTGTAAACGAAGTTCATTTTCACGAAACAGGCGCGATGGATGCCATAATTGATATAGTGGGAAGCTTCTGTTGCCTTCATCTGCTTGGAATTGAGAGGGTTTTCTCTTCTCCCATTGCGACTGGAACAGGTACTGTAACCTGCGCGCACGGTACTCTGCCTGTTCCGTCTCCTGCAACAGTATCTCTTCTCAGAGGTGTTCCCACCTGCCCTTCCGGCATAAGATCTGAACTGACCACTCCCACCGGCGCAACCATACTTGTCAACGCAGTCGAATCATGGGGTACCCCTCCCCCCCTGATTCCTGTCAGTTCCGGAATGGGCGCCGGTATATTCGACCTGGAAAGACCCAATCTGCTTCGCGTTACGATTGGAACTCAGGCGGGGAGTATCGGATGTAATCATGATAATTGTATCGAATTAAGAACAATCCTGGACGATATGGATATGAGAATCTGGCCTGATACTGCTGATCTTATTCTCGAATCCGGAGCTTTTGACTGCTATGCGGCAATGTGTATCGGCAGAAAAGGCAGACCTTCAATCGAGGTAACTGTTCTTTGTCCTTCTTCGATGAAGGATGATGTCATTGAATGCATTTTTCGTAATACAACAACTCTCGGAATAAGGATTCGGGAAACAGAAAGGGCTGTCCTTGAAAGGGATTTCATTGATGTATCGACAGAATTCGGTACGATTCCTGTCAAAACAGGTATCTTTGAAGATGAAATAATACATTTGGAGCCCGAGTATGAAGATTGCGCGACTGCATCAAGAACTTATAATGTTCCAGTGCAGACTGTTATAACCGCGGCAAGAATCGCGGCTGATCAATTGAAAAAGGGAGGGTGA
- a CDS encoding ATP-dependent sacrificial sulfur transferase LarE translates to MIVPGSLKIFLLDASRCAILFSGGADSEVLLRAAVDVLNPQNVVSLTADSPFLAGFYRNSIQRVAAEIRIESIFVNVNLLDNPIFRKNTPERCYICKREIYRKLREKARSLGYAVVMDGTNTDDQEEYRPGLAAAREYGIIHPFLEAGMGKADIGRMAAALAACGTEKPSDSCLATRIVEGHSITLELVELVEKMEAPLRPLVQGRFRVRTDGSKLTVRFSKIDSDVVDKHREELISIANMAGLACKFCQI, encoded by the coding sequence GTGATTGTCCCGGGTTCGCTGAAGATATTTTTGCTTGATGCTTCTCGCTGCGCGATACTCTTCTCTGGTGGTGCCGACAGCGAAGTTCTTCTGAGAGCTGCGGTCGATGTTCTTAATCCGCAAAATGTTGTATCACTGACCGCGGATTCACCGTTTCTTGCGGGATTCTACAGAAATTCTATTCAAAGAGTTGCAGCTGAAATCAGAATAGAATCGATTTTTGTGAACGTAAATCTGCTGGATAATCCGATTTTCAGAAAGAATACACCTGAGCGCTGCTATATCTGTAAGCGGGAAATTTACAGGAAACTTCGGGAGAAAGCCCGATCTCTTGGATACGCTGTGGTAATGGACGGCACGAATACTGATGATCAGGAAGAGTACAGACCAGGTCTGGCGGCTGCCAGGGAGTACGGAATTATTCATCCTTTCCTTGAAGCCGGTATGGGAAAGGCGGACATCGGCAGAATGGCTGCCGCACTTGCGGCCTGCGGAACAGAAAAGCCTTCAGATTCATGTCTTGCTACAAGGATTGTTGAGGGGCACTCGATTACTTTAGAACTTGTTGAGCTTGTAGAAAAAATGGAAGCTCCGCTTCGGCCTTTAGTACAGGGAAGATTTCGCGTTCGTACTGATGGTAGCAAATTGACTGTGAGATTCTCGAAGATCGATTCGGATGTTGTTGATAAGCACCGCGAGGAATTGATTAGCATAGCAAACATGGCCGGATTGGCGTGCAAATTCTGCCAGATCTAA